A single window of Streptomyces cathayae DNA harbors:
- a CDS encoding GNAT family N-acetyltransferase, producing the protein MTLPTPELHTARLRLRPFTDADAAPLYALHSSAHVLRYWDSPPWTEPARAQRFIATCRTIEEEGTGARVAVDRVLDGAFIGWCGLTSWNPDFRSASLGYVFDAAAWGHGYATETAHAVLRWAFDTLDLNRVQAETDTRNVASARVLEKLGFVREGTLREDCVVNGDVSDSWVFGLLRREWHPTAGR; encoded by the coding sequence ATGACCTTGCCCACCCCCGAGCTGCACACCGCCCGCCTGCGACTGCGGCCGTTCACCGACGCCGACGCGGCGCCGCTCTACGCGCTGCACAGCAGCGCCCACGTGCTGCGTTACTGGGACTCCCCGCCGTGGACCGAACCGGCCCGCGCCCAGCGCTTCATCGCGACCTGCCGGACGATCGAGGAGGAAGGCACGGGAGCGCGGGTGGCCGTCGACCGCGTCTTGGACGGCGCGTTCATCGGCTGGTGCGGCCTGACCAGCTGGAACCCGGACTTCCGCAGCGCGTCCCTGGGCTACGTCTTCGACGCCGCCGCGTGGGGCCACGGCTACGCCACGGAGACCGCGCACGCCGTCCTGCGGTGGGCGTTCGACACCCTGGACCTGAACCGCGTCCAGGCCGAGACCGACACCCGCAACGTGGCGTCCGCCCGGGTCCTGGAGAAGCTCGGCTTCGTCCGCGAAGGCACCCTCCGCGAGGACTGCGTCGTCAACGGCGACGTCTCCGACTCCTGGGTGTTCGGCCTCCTCCGCCGCGAGTGGCACCCGACGGCCGGCCGCTAG
- a CDS encoding YbjN domain-containing protein has product MAEAEQQQAAAQVVEGVLKDAGLDWESPRAGTYAVKLPGTRKLSTTVSLIVGRHSLSLNAFVIRHPDENEAAVHRWLLERNLKLYGVGYAVDPLGDIYVTGRFPLPAVTPDEVDRLLGQVLEAADGSFNTLLELGFATAIRKEHVWRVSRGESTRNLDAFTRLIERPSDE; this is encoded by the coding sequence ATGGCTGAAGCGGAACAGCAGCAGGCGGCGGCACAGGTCGTCGAGGGCGTCCTCAAGGACGCCGGACTCGACTGGGAGAGCCCCAGGGCCGGCACGTACGCCGTGAAGCTCCCCGGCACCCGCAAACTGTCCACGACGGTCTCCCTCATTGTCGGCCGGCACTCGCTCTCCCTCAACGCCTTCGTCATCCGGCACCCCGACGAGAACGAGGCCGCCGTCCACCGCTGGCTCCTGGAGCGCAACCTCAAGCTGTACGGCGTGGGTTACGCCGTGGACCCGCTCGGCGACATCTACGTCACCGGCCGCTTCCCGCTGCCCGCCGTGACCCCGGACGAGGTCGACCGGCTGCTCGGTCAGGTCCTGGAGGCCGCCGACGGCAGCTTCAACACCCTGCTGGAGCTGGGTTTCGCCACCGCGATCCGCAAGGAGCACGTCTGGCGGGTGTCGCGCGGGGAGTCGACGCGGAACCTGGACGCGTTCACCCGGCTCATCGAGCGCCCCTCGGACGAGTAG
- a CDS encoding PP2C family protein-serine/threonine phosphatase — protein MPAPVPRQRTLPAAESGQAHAASPNGGSAEDTSEAGATAPHTTGHAENDTRNEATSTAPTNLTLLLIEDDPAGLPIVPDLLDQTGKPIRVRTARNLTEAARLLTDDVHCILLDLALPAPGSRAGGNGNGGGNSGGGSGDDDELAVLKHVLELAPRHAVLALTASGDAERGAEAVRVGAQDYLFRDELDGRLLSRAIRYAVERKRSDTAERRLAEGRLHAQENARLERGLLPTPLLDGSPLHFAARYRPGRSRALLGGDFYDVVRTPDGTVHAMIGDVCGHGPDEAALGVELRIAWRALTLAGLCGDELLGTLQQVLEHERADDEIFATLCAVDISPDGRQAGLCLAGHPSPLLARPGRPAQLLPYENNGPALGLLSGARWPRTEVELGTEWSLMLYTDGLIEGRVGDSGERLGQDGMVGMVHRQLTNGLRGEELLRAAVNEVRDLNGGELTDDVAVLLLDRVPPPRP, from the coding sequence ATGCCCGCACCCGTACCGCGGCAGAGAACGCTCCCGGCCGCGGAAAGCGGTCAGGCGCACGCCGCATCACCCAACGGTGGCTCCGCCGAGGACACCTCGGAGGCCGGAGCGACGGCCCCGCACACGACGGGGCACGCCGAGAACGACACCAGGAACGAGGCGACCTCGACCGCCCCCACCAACCTCACACTGCTGCTGATCGAGGACGACCCGGCGGGCCTGCCGATCGTGCCGGACCTGCTCGACCAGACCGGCAAGCCGATCCGCGTGCGCACCGCCCGCAACCTCACCGAGGCCGCGCGGCTGCTGACCGACGACGTCCACTGCATCCTGCTGGACCTCGCGCTGCCCGCACCCGGCAGCCGGGCGGGCGGCAACGGCAACGGCGGTGGCAACAGCGGTGGCGGCTCCGGTGACGACGACGAGCTCGCCGTGCTCAAGCACGTGCTGGAGCTCGCGCCCCGGCACGCCGTCCTCGCGCTGACCGCGTCGGGCGACGCCGAGCGCGGCGCGGAGGCGGTGCGCGTGGGCGCCCAGGACTACCTCTTCCGTGACGAGCTGGACGGCCGGCTGCTGAGCAGGGCGATCCGGTACGCGGTGGAACGCAAGCGTTCCGACACCGCCGAGCGGCGGCTCGCCGAGGGCAGGCTGCACGCCCAGGAGAACGCCCGCCTGGAACGCGGCCTGCTGCCGACCCCGCTCCTGGACGGCTCCCCGCTCCACTTCGCCGCCCGCTACCGTCCGGGCCGTTCGCGCGCTCTGCTCGGCGGTGACTTCTACGACGTCGTCCGCACCCCGGACGGCACGGTGCACGCCATGATCGGCGACGTCTGCGGCCACGGCCCGGACGAGGCCGCCCTCGGCGTGGAGCTGCGCATCGCCTGGCGCGCGCTGACCCTGGCGGGCCTGTGCGGGGACGAGCTGCTGGGCACACTGCAGCAGGTGCTGGAGCACGAGCGCGCGGACGACGAGATCTTCGCGACCCTCTGCGCGGTGGACATCTCCCCCGACGGCCGCCAGGCGGGCCTGTGCCTGGCCGGCCACCCCTCCCCGCTCCTCGCCCGGCCGGGCCGACCGGCGCAACTGCTGCCGTACGAGAACAACGGCCCGGCGCTCGGGCTGCTGTCCGGCGCCCGCTGGCCGCGTACGGAGGTGGAGCTGGGCACGGAGTGGAGCCTGATGCTCTACACGGACGGTCTGATCGAGGGCCGGGTCGGCGACAGCGGGGAACGGCTCGGCCAGGACGGCATGGTCGGCATGGTCCACCGCCAGCTCACGAACGGCCTGCGGGGCGAGGAACTGCTGCGGGCGGCCGTCAACGAGGTCCGCGACCTCAACGGCGGGGAGCTGACGGACGACGTGGCGGTACTGCTCCTGGACCGGGTGCCACCACCGCGGCCGTGA
- a CDS encoding class I SAM-dependent methyltransferase, producing the protein MTARAAALPRSRRPPVVGAVTRGTTNPNRLRRMDRWIAATHGTALRRADHPVAVDLGYGAAPWTAVELLHRLRTAAPRTQVVGVEIEPARVAAARPYEREGLAFRHGGFEIPLPGRPTLIRAANVLRQYDEAEVAAAWQRLCARLAPAEPASGSRGGLLVEGTCDEIGRRHVWVALGPEGPRTVTFATRLGSLERPSDLAERLPKALIHRNVPGEPVHAFLRDFDRAWAAAAPYASYGARQRWIRTVRDLTADWPVADGPARWRQGEVTVRWEALAPRG; encoded by the coding sequence ATGACCGCCCGCGCCGCCGCCCTCCCCCGTTCCCGGAGGCCCCCCGTCGTGGGCGCGGTGACGCGCGGGACGACCAACCCCAACCGCCTGCGCCGCATGGACCGCTGGATCGCGGCCACACACGGCACCGCACTGCGCCGCGCCGACCACCCCGTCGCCGTCGACCTCGGCTACGGCGCCGCCCCCTGGACGGCGGTCGAACTGCTGCACCGCCTGCGCACCGCGGCCCCCCGCACGCAGGTGGTCGGCGTCGAGATCGAACCGGCCCGGGTCGCGGCGGCCCGCCCGTACGAGCGTGAGGGGCTGGCCTTCCGGCACGGCGGCTTCGAGATCCCGCTCCCCGGACGGCCGACGCTGATCCGCGCGGCGAACGTCCTGCGCCAGTACGACGAGGCCGAGGTCGCCGCCGCCTGGCAACGGCTGTGCGCACGGCTCGCCCCGGCCGAACCGGCGAGCGGCTCGCGCGGCGGGCTGCTGGTCGAGGGGACCTGCGACGAGATCGGGCGGCGGCACGTCTGGGTCGCCCTCGGCCCGGAGGGGCCGCGCACGGTCACCTTCGCGACCCGGCTCGGCTCCCTGGAACGCCCCTCGGACCTGGCGGAACGCCTGCCGAAGGCCCTCATCCACCGCAACGTCCCCGGCGAACCGGTGCACGCCTTCCTGCGCGACTTCGACCGCGCCTGGGCCGCCGCCGCGCCCTACGCCTCGTACGGCGCCCGCCAGCGCTGGATCCGCACGGTGCGGGATCTGACCGCCGACTGGCCGGTGGCGGACGGGCCGGCCCGGTGGCGGCAGGGCGAAGTCACGGTGCGGTGGGAGGCCTTGGCTCCACGGGGGTGA
- a CDS encoding phosphorothioated DNA-binding restriction endonuclease: protein MDWAERAAELRQWSRGGVRAPHKPLLLLYALGRFQEDTDGELAYSAVEEDLKRLLAEYGPPRPTTPAYPFHHLVGDGVWEVRSDRGDGSPGTGVRELRATHAAGRLVPELRVALRREPSLLGRMARVLLDANFPPSLHGELCEAVGLELEPAEATRLTAVRRQRDRRMRELVLTAYEHRCAFCGYDGRIGSVPVGLEAAHVRWWAFDGPDDVDNGLCLCALHHKLFDKGVLGVGDQHRILVSQRFVGHGGAARAQVTELSGRPLLGPQPGTAPVAAPHRAWHLTQVFQGDPRPAAAAW from the coding sequence ATGGACTGGGCAGAGCGTGCGGCGGAGTTGAGGCAGTGGAGCAGGGGCGGGGTCCGGGCCCCGCACAAACCGTTGCTCCTGCTGTACGCTCTCGGCCGGTTTCAGGAGGACACCGACGGCGAGTTGGCCTACAGCGCGGTCGAGGAGGACCTGAAGCGGCTGCTGGCCGAGTACGGGCCGCCCCGGCCGACCACGCCCGCCTATCCGTTCCACCACCTGGTCGGTGACGGGGTGTGGGAGGTGCGGAGCGATCGCGGGGACGGTAGCCCAGGTACCGGGGTGCGGGAGTTGCGGGCGACGCACGCCGCCGGGCGGCTCGTGCCGGAGTTGCGGGTGGCGTTGCGGCGGGAGCCGTCGCTGCTCGGCCGGATGGCACGGGTGCTGCTCGACGCCAACTTCCCGCCCTCGCTGCACGGCGAACTGTGCGAGGCCGTCGGCCTGGAGCTGGAGCCCGCGGAGGCGACCCGCCTCACGGCCGTCCGGCGGCAGCGGGACCGCCGGATGCGGGAGCTGGTGCTGACCGCGTACGAGCACCGGTGCGCCTTCTGCGGTTACGACGGCCGGATCGGGAGCGTGCCCGTGGGGCTGGAGGCGGCGCATGTGCGCTGGTGGGCGTTCGACGGTCCGGACGACGTCGACAACGGGCTGTGCCTGTGCGCGCTGCACCACAAGCTCTTCGACAAGGGTGTCCTCGGCGTCGGCGACCAGCACCGCATCCTGGTCTCGCAGCGTTTCGTCGGGCACGGCGGCGCGGCCCGCGCGCAGGTCACCGAACTCTCCGGACGGCCCCTTCTCGGCCCGCAGCCGGGAACCGCCCCCGTCGCGGCACCGCACCGCGCCTGGCACCTCACACAGGTCTTCCAGGGCGACCCGCGTCCGGCCGCCGCAGCCTGGTAA
- a CDS encoding CopG family transcriptional regulator encodes MATKKVTVTIPEDLLEEIRGEAAERGLSAYIADALRLKQDRDRLRELADWLQEEHGPVTDEEHAAALAELEDLDAEHERRRRVHSSHAGEAA; translated from the coding sequence ATGGCTACCAAGAAAGTGACCGTGACGATCCCCGAGGACCTCCTGGAGGAGATCCGCGGGGAAGCCGCCGAGCGCGGACTGTCCGCGTACATCGCCGATGCGCTGCGCCTCAAGCAGGACCGTGACCGGCTCCGGGAACTGGCCGACTGGCTCCAGGAGGAGCACGGCCCGGTCACGGACGAGGAGCACGCGGCCGCGCTCGCGGAACTGGAGGACCTCGACGCCGAGCACGAGCGGCGTCGCAGGGTCCACAGCTCTCACGCGGGAGAGGCCGCGTGA
- a CDS encoding DUF2516 family protein: protein MQGFAGLMWLLNMALVVFSGFALIDAAIRREDAYRAADKKTKPFWLIILGLAFVVNLIFNVLSFLPIIGLIATIVYMVDVRPALRGLSGGGRSRRGSSSDGPYGPYNGGR from the coding sequence ATGCAGGGCTTCGCGGGGTTGATGTGGCTGCTGAACATGGCCCTGGTCGTGTTCAGCGGCTTCGCGTTGATCGACGCGGCCATCCGCCGGGAGGACGCCTACCGCGCGGCGGACAAGAAGACCAAGCCGTTCTGGCTGATCATCCTCGGGCTCGCCTTCGTGGTGAACCTGATCTTCAACGTCCTGTCGTTCCTGCCGATCATCGGGCTGATCGCGACCATCGTGTACATGGTCGACGTCCGTCCCGCCCTGCGCGGCCTCTCCGGCGGCGGGCGCAGCCGGCGGGGCTCCAGCAGCGACGGCCCCTACGGCCCGTACAACGGCGGACGGTAG
- a CDS encoding C40 family peptidase, protein MKTGRRLLTTTAVAVVCAITVLAAPGAAFAAPTPPPPPAPAPSASADVAPSKDLEAVRKKLDGLYRAAAVATEEYNAAEEKAEQQSTEIARLAKKIAEGRKRLDELKDRAGAAAASQYRGGGLPPEAHLMLSDDPQEFLVGAGRIRQGQHATKGLLSETRRAQEDLEQYAQDAGTQLRKLESGRKAKAKAQRKIEKQIAAAEKIESELEQEEKERLAELERRAAEKAQSAWLDSGVLDGVGAQATEQGRKAVAYATAQIGKPYEWGAEGPKTYDCSGLTSQAWKAGGQGIPRTSQEQWKRLTRVAVAEMRPGDLVIYFKDASHVGMYVGDGAIVHAPRPGRTITIAGAGSMPILGVVRPDPNTGEADNKNESDEGDKSSENGKDGRKTGAN, encoded by the coding sequence ATGAAGACGGGCAGGCGCTTGCTGACCACGACGGCAGTGGCCGTGGTCTGCGCGATCACCGTGCTGGCGGCACCGGGCGCGGCGTTCGCGGCCCCCACTCCCCCGCCGCCCCCTGCCCCCGCTCCGAGCGCGAGCGCCGATGTCGCGCCGTCCAAGGACCTCGAAGCCGTACGCAAGAAGCTCGACGGGCTCTACCGCGCCGCGGCGGTGGCCACCGAGGAGTACAACGCCGCCGAGGAGAAGGCGGAGCAGCAGTCCACCGAGATCGCCCGGCTGGCCAAGAAGATCGCCGAGGGCAGAAAGAGGCTGGACGAGCTGAAGGACCGCGCGGGCGCCGCGGCCGCCTCCCAGTACCGCGGTGGCGGACTCCCGCCCGAGGCCCACCTGATGCTGAGCGACGACCCGCAGGAGTTCCTCGTCGGCGCGGGCCGGATCCGCCAGGGCCAGCACGCGACCAAGGGCCTGCTCAGCGAGACGAGGCGGGCCCAGGAGGACTTGGAGCAGTACGCGCAGGACGCCGGCACCCAGTTGCGGAAGCTGGAATCGGGCCGCAAGGCCAAGGCCAAGGCGCAGAGGAAGATCGAGAAGCAGATCGCGGCGGCCGAGAAGATCGAGTCCGAGCTGGAGCAGGAGGAGAAGGAACGGCTGGCCGAGCTGGAGCGGCGGGCCGCCGAGAAGGCCCAGTCCGCCTGGCTGGACTCCGGCGTCCTCGACGGCGTCGGGGCACAGGCGACCGAGCAGGGCAGGAAGGCCGTCGCGTACGCCACCGCGCAGATCGGCAAGCCGTACGAGTGGGGCGCCGAGGGCCCGAAGACGTACGACTGCTCGGGCCTGACCTCACAGGCGTGGAAAGCGGGCGGGCAGGGCATCCCGCGCACCTCTCAGGAGCAGTGGAAGCGGCTGACGCGCGTCGCCGTCGCGGAGATGCGGCCCGGTGACCTCGTCATCTACTTCAAGGACGCCAGCCATGTCGGCATGTACGTCGGAGACGGAGCCATCGTCCACGCCCCGCGCCCGGGACGGACGATCACGATCGCGGGAGCCGGCTCGATGCCGATCCTCGGGGTGGTCCGCCCGGACCCGAATACCGGCGAGGCCGACAACAAGAACGAAAGCGACGAGGGCGACAAGAGCAGTGAAAACGGAAAGGACGGCAGGAAAACGGGCGCGAACTGA
- the mshA gene encoding D-inositol-3-phosphate glycosyltransferase, producing MSQYIARLGRRSPAVPPRLRLHRRPRRVAMLSVHTSPLHQPGTGDAGGMNVYIVELAQCLAAINIEVEIFTRATTAALPPSVELAPGVLVRHVDAGPYEGLAKEELPAQLCAFTHGVMQAWAGHRPGYYDLVHSHYWLSGHVGWLAAQRWGVPLVHAMHTMAKVKNANLAAGDTPEPAARVIGETQIVAAADRLIANTAGEAEELVQHYAADPDKVAVVHPGVNLSRFRQADGRAAARARLGLPQDALIPLFAGRIQPLKAPDVLLRAVAALLAERPELRSRLCVPVVGGPSGSGLAKPEGLQKLAARLGIADVVRFCPPVGQEQLADWFRAASVLVMPSYSESFGLVAIEAQAAGTPVLAASVGGLPVAVRDGHTGFLVQGHDPEAYARVLLEFADRPDLADRMGEAAARHAQSFGWDRSAAATADVYTAATQAHRRHVRSQHG from the coding sequence GTGAGCCAGTACATCGCCAGGCTCGGGCGGCGCTCCCCCGCCGTACCCCCGCGGCTGCGGCTGCACCGCAGGCCCCGCCGCGTGGCGATGCTCTCCGTGCACACGTCCCCGCTGCACCAGCCGGGAACCGGCGACGCCGGCGGCATGAACGTCTACATCGTGGAACTCGCGCAGTGCCTCGCCGCGATCAACATCGAGGTCGAGATCTTCACGCGCGCGACCACCGCCGCCCTCCCGCCCTCCGTCGAGCTCGCGCCCGGCGTCCTCGTCCGGCACGTCGACGCCGGCCCCTACGAGGGCCTGGCCAAGGAGGAGCTGCCCGCCCAGCTGTGCGCCTTCACGCACGGGGTGATGCAGGCGTGGGCCGGCCACCGGCCCGGGTACTACGACCTGGTCCACTCCCACTACTGGCTCTCCGGCCACGTCGGCTGGCTCGCCGCCCAGCGCTGGGGCGTCCCCCTGGTGCACGCCATGCACACCATGGCCAAGGTCAAGAACGCCAACCTCGCCGCCGGCGACACACCCGAGCCGGCCGCCCGGGTCATCGGCGAGACCCAGATAGTGGCCGCCGCGGACCGGCTGATCGCCAACACCGCCGGAGAGGCCGAGGAACTCGTACAGCACTACGCGGCCGACCCGGACAAGGTCGCCGTCGTCCACCCCGGCGTCAACCTGTCCCGCTTCCGCCAGGCCGACGGACGAGCCGCCGCCCGCGCCCGCCTGGGCCTGCCCCAGGACGCCCTGATCCCGCTCTTCGCGGGCCGCATCCAGCCGCTGAAAGCCCCCGACGTGCTGCTCCGCGCGGTCGCCGCGCTGCTCGCCGAACGCCCCGAACTGCGCTCCCGGCTCTGCGTCCCCGTGGTCGGCGGCCCCAGCGGCAGCGGCCTCGCCAAGCCCGAGGGGCTGCAGAAACTCGCCGCCCGCCTGGGCATCGCCGACGTCGTACGGTTCTGTCCGCCGGTCGGGCAGGAACAGCTCGCGGACTGGTTCCGGGCCGCGTCCGTCCTCGTCATGCCCTCCTACAGCGAGTCCTTCGGCCTGGTCGCCATAGAGGCGCAGGCCGCCGGCACCCCGGTGCTCGCCGCCTCGGTCGGCGGACTGCCGGTGGCCGTACGGGACGGACACACCGGCTTCCTCGTCCAGGGGCACGACCCCGAGGCCTACGCGCGCGTCCTGCTCGAGTTCGCCGACCGGCCCGACCTCGCCGACCGGATGGGCGAGGCCGCCGCCCGGCACGCGCAGTCCTTCGGCTGGGACAGGTCGGCCGCCGCCACGGCCGACGTCTACACGGCCGCGACGCAGGCCCACCGCCGTCACGTACGCTCCCAGCATGGCTGA
- a CDS encoding DUF2000 domain-containing protein — translation MQTTYKTGTYADRQSRGMSTRFDTKIAVLLREDLETWQRLNVTAFLVSGLGTQVPEVIGEPYEDADQVSYLPMFRQPVLVFEGTKETLKAAHTRALSRALPRALFTSDLFSTGHDEANRAAVRAVGTPDLDLVGLAVHGPRNAVDKTLKGARMHP, via the coding sequence ATGCAAACAACGTACAAGACGGGGACGTACGCCGATCGGCAGTCTCGAGGCATGAGCACACGCTTCGACACGAAGATCGCCGTCCTGCTGCGCGAGGACCTGGAGACCTGGCAGCGCCTCAACGTCACCGCCTTCCTGGTCAGCGGCCTGGGCACCCAGGTCCCCGAGGTGATCGGGGAACCCTACGAGGACGCGGACCAGGTGTCCTACCTGCCGATGTTCCGCCAGCCGGTGCTGGTCTTCGAGGGCACCAAGGAGACCCTGAAGGCGGCGCACACCCGCGCCCTCTCCCGCGCCCTGCCGCGCGCGCTGTTCACCTCGGACCTCTTCTCCACGGGTCACGACGAGGCCAACCGCGCGGCGGTCCGCGCCGTCGGCACCCCCGACCTGGACCTGGTCGGCCTGGCGGTCCACGGCCCGAGGAACGCGGTGGACAAGACCCTGAAGGGAGCCCGGATGCACCCGTGA
- a CDS encoding PIN domain-containing protein: MRKGSSGRGRPLRVFVLDCEALSLAVRGDRGMIARLDLAAQGEAEVVTSPMTLIEAYDGRTTEQRWDWVLSRLKVVEIGRDEARQARRLLADARLHGHKYAIDAVLAVVARQQKGQVTVFTSDVDDVEKLVPDTVVVKKV, encoded by the coding sequence GTGAGGAAGGGGAGCAGTGGGCGCGGGCGGCCGCTCCGGGTCTTCGTGCTCGACTGCGAGGCCCTGTCCCTGGCCGTACGGGGCGATCGGGGGATGATCGCCCGCCTCGACCTCGCGGCCCAGGGCGAAGCGGAGGTGGTGACCTCCCCGATGACGCTGATCGAGGCGTACGACGGCAGAACGACCGAGCAGCGCTGGGACTGGGTGCTCTCGCGGCTCAAGGTCGTGGAGATCGGCAGGGACGAGGCGCGACAGGCCCGTCGGCTCCTGGCCGACGCGCGGCTGCACGGCCACAAGTACGCGATCGACGCGGTACTCGCGGTGGTCGCGCGTCAACAGAAGGGGCAGGTCACGGTCTTCACATCGGACGTGGACGACGTGGAGAAGCTGGTCCCGGACACGGTCGTCGTCAAGAAGGTGTGA
- a CDS encoding helix-turn-helix domain-containing protein encodes MASLNVGNLGEYLREQRRNAQLSLRQLADAAGVSNPYLSQIERGLRKPSAEVLQQVAKALRISAETLYVRAGILDAERDREEVETRAVILADPTLSERQKQVLLQIYESFRKENGFGGAEDGEATGTVGAADAGGVAQGAESPEVSGGADGSGGSGGGSAIRRGGRKAGGGTGAGRRGSSGDTTSTTSNSSTSSGIDPQRTDG; translated from the coding sequence ATGGCGTCACTCAATGTCGGCAATCTTGGTGAGTACCTCCGTGAGCAGCGGCGCAACGCGCAGTTGTCGCTGCGGCAGCTCGCCGACGCCGCCGGGGTGTCCAATCCGTATCTGAGCCAGATCGAGCGCGGGCTGCGCAAGCCGAGCGCGGAGGTGTTGCAGCAGGTCGCCAAGGCGCTGCGGATCTCCGCCGAGACGCTGTACGTGCGCGCCGGCATCCTCGACGCCGAGCGGGACCGGGAGGAAGTGGAGACGCGGGCCGTCATCCTCGCCGATCCCACGCTGAGCGAGCGTCAGAAGCAGGTACTGCTCCAGATCTACGAGTCCTTCCGCAAGGAGAACGGGTTTGGGGGCGCCGAGGACGGTGAGGCGACCGGGACCGTCGGTGCCGCTGACGCCGGCGGGGTGGCTCAAGGGGCGGAGAGCCCGGAGGTTTCCGGAGGTGCCGACGGGAGCGGCGGCTCCGGCGGTGGTTCCGCGATACGTCGGGGCGGCCGTAAGGCCGGTGGCGGTACGGGCGCCGGGCGCCGGGGTTCCTCCGGCGACACCACCAGCACCACCAGTAACAGCAGCACCAGCAGTGGCATCGATCCGCAGCGGACGGACGGCTGA
- a CDS encoding DUF6404 family protein, with amino-acid sequence MAEAFWALDRVLGGQQPPTRLQQWVARHLVGAGLCMAVPFTLLFWLTAPEGEPDSLLFAVIFGLLMGLLFGLTAVLERLRQRRLRRLGIWDGS; translated from the coding sequence ATGGCTGAAGCGTTCTGGGCTCTGGACCGGGTCCTGGGCGGGCAGCAGCCTCCGACCCGGCTCCAGCAATGGGTGGCCCGTCACCTGGTCGGGGCCGGTCTCTGCATGGCCGTCCCCTTCACGCTCCTCTTCTGGCTGACAGCGCCCGAGGGAGAGCCCGATTCTCTTCTGTTCGCCGTGATCTTCGGACTGCTGATGGGACTCCTCTTCGGGCTCACTGCTGTCTTGGAGCGGCTCCGGCAGCGTCGGCTCAGGCGTCTGGGGATATGGGACGGCTCTTGA
- a CDS encoding helix-turn-helix domain-containing protein, with product MAAEHAGRPERTVSAWRPRVPGVVEVFHARFTEYAYPMHVHDAWTLLIVDDGAVRYDLDRHEHGTPHDTVSLLPPHVPHNGAAATPDGFRKRVLYLDGTHLGDDLIGAAVDRPDLRDPLLRRRVGQVHTALVGPGDELEAESRLTLVGERLRAHLRSRDDAARAPRRDPVLACRLRELLDARVVEGIGLAEAAGLLSAHPAHLVRAFSGAYGIAPHQYLTSRRVGRARRLLLDGGPPSEVAVATGFYDQAHLTRHFRKLVGVTPGRYRAGGR from the coding sequence ATGGCCGCAGAGCACGCCGGGCGTCCCGAGCGGACCGTCTCCGCCTGGCGGCCCCGGGTCCCGGGCGTCGTGGAGGTCTTCCACGCCCGTTTCACCGAGTACGCCTACCCGATGCACGTCCACGACGCCTGGACGCTGCTGATCGTCGACGACGGCGCCGTGCGGTACGACCTGGACCGGCACGAGCACGGCACCCCGCACGACACCGTGTCCCTGCTGCCGCCGCACGTCCCGCACAACGGCGCCGCCGCCACCCCGGACGGCTTCCGCAAGCGGGTGCTCTACCTCGACGGCACCCACCTCGGGGACGATCTGATCGGGGCCGCCGTCGACCGGCCCGACCTGCGTGATCCGCTGCTGCGGCGGCGCGTCGGGCAGGTGCACACGGCGCTCGTGGGGCCCGGCGACGAACTGGAGGCGGAGAGCAGGCTGACGCTCGTCGGGGAGCGGCTGCGGGCCCATCTGCGGTCCCGGGACGATGCCGCGCGGGCGCCCCGGCGGGACCCCGTCCTCGCTTGCCGACTGCGGGAGTTGCTCGACGCGCGGGTCGTGGAGGGGATCGGCCTGGCGGAGGCCGCGGGGCTGCTGTCCGCGCATCCCGCGCATCTCGTCCGGGCGTTCAGCGGCGCCTACGGCATCGCACCGCACCAGTACCTGACGTCCCGCCGGGTGGGCCGGGCCCGTCGGCTGCTGCTCGACGGCGGGCCACCGAGCGAGGTCGCGGTGGCCACCGGTTTCTACGACCAGGCCCATCTCACCCGGCATTTCCGGAAGTTGGTCGGTGTCACACCGGGCCGTTACCGCGCGGGAGGCCGGTAG